A segment of the Halovivax limisalsi genome:
CCGTCGCCCGTCGTCGTACCGGTCTCGTTGTCGCCTTCGAACTCCTGTTCGAGCTGGTCCACGTCGACCGTGACGGTTTCGGCCGTTCCGTCCTCGATCGTCATCGAGGCGGCCGACGCCATCTCGATCGTCTCGCCAGCTTCGGCGGTGTCGGCCGCGCCGTCGTCGGTCGCGTTGTCCGCGCCGGCACCGTCGGTCGCGTTGTCGTCACCATCCATGCTGTCGGTCGCGTTGTCGGTCGCGTTGTCGGTCGCGGCGCCGTCTTCGCCGTCGGTGGCGTCGTCGGTCGCACCGTCGCCACCGTCTTCGGTGGCGTTGTCCGCACCGTCCATGCCGTCCGTTGCATTGCCGTCCATGCCGTCAGCGCCGTCGTCGGCGCTTCGATCCTCGAGCGAATTGATCGTCATCGCCTCGACGGTCGCTTCCTGGACGTCGAACTGCTCGATCGTGACCGACTCGAACTCCTGCGTCTCGCCGTCGGTGGCCGCGCCGGCACCGTCGGTCGCGTTGTCTTCGCCATCGGTGGCGTTGTCCATGCCGTCGGTCGCGTTGTCTTCGCCACCGGTGGCGTTGTCCATGCCGTCGGTCGCGTTGTCGGTCGCGGCGCCGTCCTCGCCGTCTTCGCCATCTCCGTCACCGCCGAAGATGCCGCCGAGCCAGTCGCCGATCTGATCGACGATACCGCCGTCCTCCTCTTCGACCGTGATATCGCCGAGCGTCAGGGTCTCGATGTTCATCTCCTCGATCGTCAGTTCGCTCCCGTCGAGCGCGACCACGTTCTCGTCGATGACCATCTCGTCGCCGGCACCGTCGGTCGCGTTGTCCTCGCCGTCGGTGGCGTTGTCCGCGCCGTCGGTCGCAGCGCCGTCTTCACCGTCGGTGGCATTGCCCGCACCGTCCATGCCGTCCGTGGCGTTGTCGGCGCCGTCCGTGCCGGCGCCCATCTCGCTCACCTGAAGCTCCTCGATCGAGACGTTCTCCAGTTCGAGCGACTCGATGTGGATGTTCGAGAACGTCACGTCCTCGATCGGCTCGTCCGAGGCGTTCTGTGTGCCGGCACCGTCGGTCGCGTTGTCCGCGCCGCCGGCCGTGGCGTCGTCTTCGCCGTCGGCCGTAGCGTTGTCGTCACCGTCCGTGCCGTCGGTCGCCGCCCCGTCTTGGGTCTGGTTGACGCCGAGTTCGTCTTCGAGTGCCGCTCTGTCCTGGGCCTCGAGCGTCTCGACGTTGAGTTCCTCGATCGTCACGTTCTCGACCGTGACGTTGTCCAGTTGTAGTTCGCCCACCTGTACGTGTTGCAGCGTTGCGCTCGTCTCTCCGGTCGTCGTCCCGTCGGCCATGCTCGCCGTGGCCACGCCGGGGCCGGCGAGTGCGACGCAGCACGCGACGAGGACGACACCGATCGCCTGTAGTCGTGAGTCCATACGGATCGCAGTACCGCCGCGTTCCGGGCTAAAACGAACAGACCGTTTCACGGTCTTCCGACCGAAACTGTCGATTCACGTCGCGAGGGTCGCGGGTAACCCCGCATTCACGGCGCGAGCAGCCGCCGGATGAATCGCGACTGGCAATCGGCGATCAACGCCCGGTGTCGGCGGTCGACCGGCCGCCCGACGGACCGTTTCGAAGCGTAATGGGTCGTTCACCCGCGCCGCTATCGGCGGACCTGGGTCGTCATCGATCGTCTCGCCCCCGACCGCCGGCGATCCTCGCCGGAACGCAACGTTTACCGACGCCGCCACGAAGACGTCCACGATGGCTGGGCGCTTCGAACTTCGCGACGTGGACGCCGGCGGCCGGATCGGTTCGCTCTCGATCCCGAGCGCCGATACGACACTGGAAACGCCGACGCTGCTGCCGGTGATCAACCCGCACCTGGATACGCTCCCGCCGCGACGACTCCACGACGAGTTCGGCGCCGAGGCGCTCATCACGAACGCGTACATCTTCCACGGCTCCGAGGAATTCCGCGAGCGCGCGCTCGCCGAGGGGCTCCGCGAGGTCCTCGACTTTCCCGGCGTGATCATGACCGACTCCGGTTCGTTCCAGCTGGCCGAGTACGGCGAGATCGACGTCACGACCGAGGAGATTCTCGACTTCCAGGCCGCCATCGGGTCGGACATCGCGACGCCCGTCGACGTCCCGACGCCGCCGGACGTCCCCCGCGAGCGAGCCGCGGCGGAACTCCAGACGACGAAGGAGCGCCTCGAACTCGCCGCCGGGATCGACACCGGCGAGATGCTCCGCAGCGCGCCGGTGCAGGGGTCGACCTATCCCGACCTCCGCGAGGAAGCGGGCGCCCACGCCGATTCGACGGGGCTCGACGTCTTCCCGATCGGTGCCGTCGTCCCGCTGCTGAACGAGTACCGCTACGCCGACGTGGTCGAGGTGGTCGCCGCCGCCAAGCGCGGGCTCGGGGCCGACGCGCCGGTGCACCTCTTCGGCGCCGGCCACCCCATGATGTTCGCGCTGGCCGTCGCGATGGGCTGTGACCTGTTCGACTCCGCGGCCTACGCGCTCTACGCCCGCGACGACCGCTACCTCACCGTCCGGGGGACCCGCCACCTCGACGACCTCGATCACCTGCCCTGCTCGTGTCCCGTCTGCACCGATCACGGCGCCGAGGGCCTCGCCGCGTTGCCCGACGACCGGCGGGAGTCGGCGCTGGCCGCGCACAACCTCCACGTCAGCTTCGCGGAGATCCGCCGCATCAAGGCCGCGATCCGGGCGGGCAACCTGCTCGAACTCGTCGACGAGCGCGCCCGCTCGCACCCGGCGATGCTCGACGGCTATCGGGCCCTGCTCGACCACGCGGCCCAGCTCGAACGCACGGATCCCGTCTCGAAGGGCACCTTCTTCTACACCTCCCACGAGAGCGCGCGCCGGCCGGAAGTGCTGCGACACCACGATCGCCTCGACCGACTGGCCGTGCCCGAGTCGCTGTTCCTCTCGGCGGGCGGCGTCGAACCCGACGAACCGTTCGAAGCGGTCTGGCGCGTCGAGCCGCCGTTCGGACCGTTCCCGCGGGCGCTCTCGAAGACGTATCCCCTGACCGCCGAGGTGCCCGACCGGACCGACCGCGCCGCGAT
Coding sequences within it:
- the tgtA gene encoding tRNA guanosine(15) transglycosylase TgtA; amino-acid sequence: MAGRFELRDVDAGGRIGSLSIPSADTTLETPTLLPVINPHLDTLPPRRLHDEFGAEALITNAYIFHGSEEFRERALAEGLREVLDFPGVIMTDSGSFQLAEYGEIDVTTEEILDFQAAIGSDIATPVDVPTPPDVPRERAAAELQTTKERLELAAGIDTGEMLRSAPVQGSTYPDLREEAGAHADSTGLDVFPIGAVVPLLNEYRYADVVEVVAAAKRGLGADAPVHLFGAGHPMMFALAVAMGCDLFDSAAYALYARDDRYLTVRGTRHLDDLDHLPCSCPVCTDHGAEGLAALPDDRRESALAAHNLHVSFAEIRRIKAAIRAGNLLELVDERARSHPAMLDGYRALLDHAAQLERTDPVSKGTFFYTSHESARRPEVLRHHDRLDRLAVPESLFLSAGGVEPDEPFEAVWRVEPPFGPFPRALSKTYPLTAEVPDRTDRAAIAAAVRGVERLVAANPETAFGLGHPGWSPELLSALPDRVSVVEGSAPS